One Anastrepha obliqua isolate idAnaObli1 chromosome 6, idAnaObli1_1.0, whole genome shotgun sequence DNA window includes the following coding sequences:
- the LOC129250090 gene encoding uncharacterized protein LOC129250090: MDSLDMNIKFKLISSNINSIPPYDGNRDALLNFVQRIDYMCPMLDTFTAQEYKILLIGQIKDNIIGNARRSLLINGNPDTWPEVKRVLIDNHGEKNSVDELIDKIRICRCDSTIEAFYNSLNTLLCRLNNASILCTNSTSSESNARIALNSFKHGLPEPVKSIIVSRKPKTLKDAYDIIKSNGYLNYKNQQKFFFNSCSLNRSSNLEHNANNMNFATQQRRQQHSYNRGPNMNQYHN; encoded by the coding sequence ATGGATAGTTTAGacatgaatataaaatttaagcttATTTCCTCTAACATAAATAGCATTCCTCCATATGATGGAAACAGAGatgcattattaaattttgtacagcGTATAGATTACATGTGCCCAATGTTAGACACTTTTACTGCTCAAGAATATAAAATTCTATTAATTGGTCAAATTAAAGATAACATTATTGGAAACGCTAGGAGATCTCTTTTAATAAATGGAAACCCGGATACTTGGCCGGAAGTTAAAAGAGTTCTTATAGATAACCATGGCGAAAAAAATTCGGTTGACGAACTCATTGACAAAATTAGAATCTGTAGATGTGATTCGACAATTGAAGCTTTTTATAATTCCCTTAATACTTTGTTATGTCGGTTAAATAACGCGTCAATACTTTGCACAAATAGTACTTCCAGTGAAAGCAATGCCAGAATTgctttgaattcatttaaaCATGGTTTACCCGAACCTGTCAAAAGTATTATTGTTAGTAGGAAACCTAAAACTTTAAAAGACGCATATGATATTATAAAATCAAATGGTTACTTAAACtataaaaatcagcaaaaatttttttttaacagttgtTCGCTTAACAGAAGCAGCAACTTAGAACATAATGCTAATAACATGAATTTTGCTACTCAACAACGTAGACAGCAACATAGTTATAACAGAGGACCTAATATGAACCAATATCATAATTAA